Part of the Terrisporobacter glycolicus ATCC 14880 = DSM 1288 genome is shown below.
TAATAAAATCAACTCTTCTATTTATCATTAGACGCTGTGCCAACTGTGATTTATCATCTAAATTAACATCTTCCAAATCCACTCCTTCTATATCCGTAACGCCGAAATAATGGAATGGTATAACCAAGTCTTCATCCAAAGCCTCATGTAGCCTAACTTCTAGAGCCACATTGTTGTCAAATAACTCAAATACGCTAAGGCTGTCACATCTTTCCGGTGTGGCAGTCATTCCTAAAGTAAATTTTGGTTCAAAATGACCTAACACATTTAAATAAGAATCACTGGCACCATGATGAGCCTCATCAATTATAATATAATCAAAATAATTTTTATCAAATTCCTCATAATACCTGTTCATAGTTTGAATAGTAGCAAATAAATAATTAGCTTCTCTATCCTTTGCATTACCTGTAAACAGACCAGTTTTTATATTTCTATTCTTAAATAATTTCTCAAAAGTGTCTTTAGCTTTCTTTAAAATTTCTTCTCTATGAACTATAAATAGCATAGTCTTAGGCTTATATTGCATTACATCAAAGGCTGACATATAAGTTTTTCCCGTTCCAGTAGCTGCAATAACCAAAGCCTTATTTTCTCCATGAGCTCTAAGTCTTTCTAAGTTTTCCATGGCTCTTTTTTGCATTTTATTAGGACTTATAGGTTTTAAATTTTCAAAAACCATTTGTCTTCTTACTTCTGTCCTTTTGATTTCATTTAAAAACAACATATATCTTTGTAGAACTTCATCATTTAACTCAGAACTCATATCCCATAGATTGTTGTACTCTTTCAGTACATGTTCAATAAATGGAGCTCCTTCTTTGGAAAGAACTTTTACATTCCACTCCACATTGCTTTTTAATGCGCTTTGAGTTAGATTTGATGATCCTATTATTATTTTGTAGTCATTTTCGTTTTCAAAAATATATACCTTTGTATGAAAACCTACTTTATTGTCTGCTATGAATATTTTCATATCTATATTTTCGAATTCTTGCATTCTTTCCAATGCTTTTGGTTCTGTAAAGTTCAAATAAGTTGTAGTTATTATTTTTCCTTTTACCTTTTTTTCTTCTACTTCTTTTAATGTATCTAATAAAAGTTGTAAACCACTGTAGTTTATAAATGCTACAGAGAAATAAAATGATTTACATTCTTTTAAGCTTTTCTTCAGTTCGTTTAGCAAGTTGTTGTGTTTTGAATTTATTATTAGCTCATTTGTTTGTTGCATTAATTTCCCCCTGATTTTTGTAAGTATATGCTTGAATTATATCATAAAAAAATAATCCATAGACCTTAGTCCTATGGATTTTCATTAGTAATTATTTCATTTATTTCTTATATAGTAAATACTCAGATAACAGTTTATAAGCTAGATTTTATTTTTTAAAAAACGCTTTACAATTATATGGAAATGTTTTACTATTTAATTATAAATGATAACTATATTATGAAAATATAAAAAAGTCAGAAGGCTTATACCTTCTGACTTTTTGTTTTTTAACCCTTAGAAAAAGTAACTTTGTTTTATCATAAGAATTATAATTTACATAATATTCTACTTTCCCCGAGTATGAATTATGTTATTAAAAGATGGCGTTGCCATCTTTTTTTCTTTACACTTTTAGATATTCGCTCTATTAATATTGCCGTATTATTTAATCTAATATATGATTCTAAAGTACATCATTGCAGTTGATTCTCTAATTATTAGGTTTTCTTATCATACAATATTGTGTTAACTTTTCATATTGTTGCTTCTTTACTACTTCAAAACCAAAATGTTTATATATATGAACATTGGTAAGATTTTGTGTTTCCAGTGTGACCACTATATTTTCTTTGTCTGCCTCTTCAAAAACACTTTTTATTATTTCCTTAGCTAATCCTTTATTTCTGTATTTTTCATCCACAACTATTAGGTCTATGTGTATAAATTCACCTTTTACAAATTCGTCTATCCATGCTGATGAATTGTTGTATATGGCTTTTCCAAATCTTATAAATTCTTTTATTGATATATGCTTCATCATTGATATAAGCTTTGTTGAATATTTTATTAAGTTATATAGTTGGGTTGATTTTTTTATATTGTGCTTATTGTAAAATATGTATCCTATGGCCTGGGCATCTTTTGATGGTGATACTATGGTTCCTGTTGGGTACATATTTGTGTAGCAATAAAAAAATTTTCCCAGTGCTTTTAATCTTGTTTTGTTGTTTTGCAGTATGTAAGTGTATAGTGTGTCATCATAAAATTCTTTTGCTAGTATTTTTGAGATTCCTCTTCTGGATATGCTCAAATCCTTTTCTGTATATAAAATAGTTCCAACTCCTTATTGTGTTTTTGTTATTTTTGATTTCAATTGTATGGTAAAATACATTTTTTCTTGTTATTTGTATTGTAAAATATGATTTCAGAGTGATATTTTTTTGATACACTCTTGTATGTTGCACTTTGAAGCCTCTTATCAACCACTATATCACATGTGAACTTATTTGAAAATTATTATGATGTTATTTAAAACTGTAATTCTCTTCTATATAAATACAGTGGTTGATATGTATATCTTCTTTTGTTATAAAATCACCACAATGATTTGCCAACACGAATTTTTCTAGTGTGCAAAACCATTGGTCTCCTTCGTCACTGTGTCTTATGGAGTATTTATTGTACCCTTCTGATATTGTATATTTGTCAACTCTTAGACTAGTAAATGGTCCTTCTATTCCACATATGGTAATGGGTTCAAATTCTATGTCTTTAAAATTTACTGGTTGCATATTAAATTCTCCTTAAATGCTAATATATAAATTATATACCTCATTTCTTTCTGTGTCTTTATATACTAAATCTTATAATTTTTTAATTTTACAAGCATCCCTATAAATCATAGTATTATCAAATTTTAAAGATACTCTATTTCATTCTAAATTTATAAAATCACTTAATATCGCATAAAATTCAATCTACTCTATCATTCTATCTTTAATACTCCAAATACATTATTCTTAAATATGTTCTTCATAGATAATATTATCATAATAATTCCACATAAATAAAGTCATCTAATCATGATATAAGTCAAAAAATGTGCTATAATGATAAGTGATCCATTTTTATAAAAAAGGATTATTTTCTAAAAAAACAGAAAGGATTTGAATATATGGCTGCTAATTTTTTAGATGAAAATTCAATAGAAAGTATATACGACGAAATGCAAGCCGTATATCTTAATGATAATAGACCTTGGATTATAGGTTATAGTGGTGGAAAAGATAGTACAGTTTGCACAGAGTTAACATTTAGGATGTTAATGAGACTTCCTAAAGAAAAAAGAATTAAACCAGTTTATATCGTATCGTCAGATACATTAATAGAAAATCCAGTTATCCTAAACTTTTTAAATTATAATATAAAAAAAATAAATGAAAGTGCTAAGGAATTAGATTTACCAGTTGAGGCTACAGTTGTTCAACCTGAATCAACTAATACTTACTGGTCTAATATAATCGGTAAAGGATACCCAACGCCAAAATCTATACAATATAGATGGTGTACAGAAAGACTTAAAATTAAGCCTTCTAATGACTTTATAAAAAAACAATTAGAAAAAGAAGACGTTGTTGTAATACTTGGTGTACGTAAAGATGAAAGTATTGCAAGAAAAGCGAGAATAGAAAAAAGAGAAATCGATGGTTATCTTTTAACACCTCATAAAACATTAAGAAGTAAAAACAAATTAGCATATGTTTATACACCTATAGTTGATTTTACTACTGCTGATGTTTGGGACGTTTTAGTTAACTCTAACGAAAATACAGTTCCTACTCCTGATGATATATTTGACCATCCAGCTACTTGTTGGGGAACAGATACTATGGAGTTATTTAACTTATACCTTAAAGGTACTGGTGATTCTGGAGAATGTCCATTTATAGCTGATGAGTCAACTGCAAAAAGTAGTTGTGGTAATAGTAGATTTGGATGTTGGATTTGTACTGTAGTTAAAGAAGACAAATCTTTAAACGGATTTATAGAATCTGGACATGATGAACTAAAACCACTTGTTGAGTTCAGAAAATGGATATTAGAAAACAGAGATATTCCTGAAAATAGAAAAATGCATAAAAGAAATGGTGCTGTTATAAAAAGAGATGGAAGGATAATGATGGGACCTTTTACTTTTGAAGCAAGACAAAAGATTTTAATAAAATTATTAGAAACTCAAATTGAAATGCAAAAGTTTTATCCTGAACTTGAGTTAATAACATTAGATGAACTTAAAGCAATAAATGATATATGGGATGATGAAGAAGACTTAACATCTGCTACTCTTTTAAAAATTTACAAAGAAGTAATAGGAAAAGAACTTCCATGGTCAGAATATAAAAAGCCTATGTTTGATCCTTCTACTCTTGATATAGTAAATCAAAAATGCAGTGAGTATAAAGTAGATACTGACTTATTTAGTAAATTATTAATTGACTCTAATAAATTTAAACATTTTAGCAACAATACTAAATTAAAGAACTCAGTTAATAAAATATTAAATCAACAATGGCTACATCAAGATATAGTAGAAAAGATCGAAGCAGAAAGTAGCAAGGAGCTAAATTATGAAGATTAATAAACTTGTATTAAAAAACTTTAGATCTTATGAAGAAGAAACTGTATTTGATTTTACTACTACTAATGATAAAAATATTATTCTTGTTGGTGGTAAAAACGGCGCAGGTAAATCAACAATATTTGAAGCTATTAAGGTGTGTATTTATGGACCTATTGCATATAAATATCAAGGATTTAATTCTTCATATATTTCTAAAATT
Proteins encoded:
- a CDS encoding GNAT family N-acetyltransferase, translated to MSISRRGISKILAKEFYDDTLYTYILQNNKTRLKALGKFFYCYTNMYPTGTIVSPSKDAQAIGYIFYNKHNIKKSTQLYNLIKYSTKLISMMKHISIKEFIRFGKAIYNNSSAWIDEFVKGEFIHIDLIVVDEKYRNKGLAKEIIKSVFEEADKENIVVTLETQNLTNVHIYKHFGFEVVKKQQYEKLTQYCMIRKPNN
- a CDS encoding LPD28 domain-containing protein, yielding MQPVNFKDIEFEPITICGIEGPFTSLRVDKYTISEGYNKYSIRHSDEGDQWFCTLEKFVLANHCGDFITKEDIHINHCIYIEENYSFK
- the dndC gene encoding DNA phosphorothioation system sulfurtransferase DndC translates to MAANFLDENSIESIYDEMQAVYLNDNRPWIIGYSGGKDSTVCTELTFRMLMRLPKEKRIKPVYIVSSDTLIENPVILNFLNYNIKKINESAKELDLPVEATVVQPESTNTYWSNIIGKGYPTPKSIQYRWCTERLKIKPSNDFIKKQLEKEDVVVILGVRKDESIARKARIEKREIDGYLLTPHKTLRSKNKLAYVYTPIVDFTTADVWDVLVNSNENTVPTPDDIFDHPATCWGTDTMELFNLYLKGTGDSGECPFIADESTAKSSCGNSRFGCWICTVVKEDKSLNGFIESGHDELKPLVEFRKWILENRDIPENRKMHKRNGAVIKRDGRIMMGPFTFEARQKILIKLLETQIEMQKFYPELELITLDELKAINDIWDDEEDLTSATLLKIYKEVIGKELPWSEYKKPMFDPSTLDIVNQKCSEYKVDTDLFSKLLIDSNKFKHFSNNTKLKNSVNKILNQQWLHQDIVEKIEAESSKELNYED